The following are from one region of the Candidatus Bathyarchaeota archaeon genome:
- a CDS encoding DUF1805 domain-containing protein has translation MIRVGQLKVDGKTALGLKVDLPDSPPLVAVIGDKGFVMCGFLNVDVAERLGVTAAMVSGVKTFDDMLDAEIKAVTSEAEMKGIRQGMKGREAVKLLF, from the coding sequence ATGATTAGAGTTGGTCAGTTGAAAGTTGACGGGAAAACTGCGTTGGGTTTGAAAGTGGATTTGCCGGATTCTCCTCCTCTTGTTGCAGTTATTGGGGACAAAGGGTTTGTTATGTGTGGATTCTTGAATGTGGATGTGGCTGAAAGACTTGGTGTGACAGCGGCGATGGTTAGTGGTGTTAAAACATTTGATGACATGCTTGATGCCGAAATTAAAGCGGTTACCTCTGAAGCTGAAATGAAGGGGATAAGGCAAGGAATGAAAGGGCGCGAGGCTGTAAAACTGTTGTTCTAG